The following are encoded together in the Apodemus sylvaticus chromosome 11, mApoSyl1.1, whole genome shotgun sequence genome:
- the Fgfrl1 gene encoding fibroblast growth factor receptor-like 1 isoform X1 encodes MTRSPALLLLLLGALPTAEAARGPPRMADKVVPRQVARLGRTVRLQCPVEGDPPPLTMWTKDGRTIHGGWSRFHVLSRGLKVKEVEAEDAGVYVCKATNGFGSLSVNYTLIIMDDVSPGKESPGPGGSSGGQEDPASQQWARPRFTQPSKMRRRVIARPVGSSVRLKCVASGHPRPDIMWMKDDQTLTRLEASEHRKKKWTLSLKNLKPEDSGKYTCRVSNRAGAINATYKVDVIQRTRSKPVLTGTHPVNTTVDFGGTTSFQCKVRSDVKPVIQWLKHVEYGSEGRHNSIEVGGQKFMVLPTGDVWSRPDGSYLNKLLISRARQDDAGMYICLGANTMGYSFRSAFLTVLPDPKPPGPPLASSSSTTSLPWPVVIGIPAGAVFILGTVLLWLCQTKKKPCAPASTLPVPGHRPPGTSRDRGGDKDLPSLAVGICEEHGSTMAPQHILASGSTAGPKLYPKLYTDVHTHTHTHTCTHTLSCGGQGSSAPACPLSVLNTAGLQALCPEVGMWGPRQQVGRIEDSGGRVS; translated from the exons GACCCCCGAGAATGGCAGACAAAGTGGTCCCACGGCAGGTGGCCCGCCTGGGCCGCACTGTGCGGCTACAGTGCCCAGTGGAGGGGGACCCACCACCGTTGACCATGTGGACCAAAGATGGCCGCACAATCCACGGCGGCTGGAGCCGCTTCCATGTGCTGTCCCGGGGGCTGAAGGtgaaggaggtggaggcagaggatgcCGGCGTTTACGTGTGCAAGGCAACCAATGGCTTCGGCAGCCTCAGCGTCAACTACACTCTCATCATCATGG ATGATGTTAGTCCAGGGAAGGAGAGCCCTGGGCCAGGTGGTTCTTCTGGGGGCCAGGAGGACCCAGCCAGCCAGCAGTGGG CGCGGCCTCGTTTCACACAGCCCTCCAAGATGAGGCGCCGGGTGATTGCACGGCCTGTGGGTAGCTCTGTGCGGCTCAAGTGTGTGGCCAGTGGGCACCCACGGCCAGACATCATGTGGATGAAGGATGACCAGACCTTGACACGTCTAGAGGCCAGTGAACACAGAAAGAAGAAGTGGACACTGAGCCTGAAGAACCTGAAGCCTGAAGACAGTGGCAAGTACACGTGCCGTGTATCCAACCGGGCAGGTGCCATCAATGCCACCTACAAAGTGGATGTGATCC AGCGGACTCGTTCCAAGCCCGTGCTCACAGGGACACACCCTGTGAACACAACGGTGGACTTTGGCGGGACGACGTCCTTTCAGTGCAAGGTGCGCAGTGACGTGAAGCCTGTGATCCAGTGGCTAAAGCACGTGGAGTACGGCTCTGAGGGGCGCCACAACTCCATCGAAGTGGGTGGCCAGAAGTTTATGGTGCTGCCCACGGGCGACGTGTGGTCACGGCCTGATGGCTCCTACCTCAACAAGCTGCTCATCTCTCGGGCCCGCCAGGATGATGCTGGCATGTACATCTGCCTGGGCGCAAATACCATGGGCTACAGTTTCCGTAGCGCCTTCCTCACTGTATTACCAG ACCCCAAACCTCCAGGGCCTCCTCTGGCTTCTTCATCATCAACCACAAGCCTGCCATGGCCTGTGGTGATCGGCATCCCAGCCGGTGCTGTCTTCATCCTAGGCACTGTGCTGCTCTGGCTTTGCCAGACCAAGAAGAAGCCATGTGCCCCTGCATCTACACTTCCTGTGCCTGGGCATCGTCCCCCAGGGACATCCCGAGATCGTGGTGGTGACAAGGACCTGCCCTCATTGGCTGTGGGCATATGTGAGGAGCATGGATCCACCATGGCTCCCCAGCACATCCTGGCCTCTGGGTCAACTGCCGGCCCCAAGCTGTACCCCAAGCTgtacacagatgtgcacacacacacacacacacacacatgcacacacacactctcatgtgGAGGGCAGGGTTCGTCAGCACCAGCATGTCCACTGTCGGTGCTAAATACAGCCGGTCTCCAAGCCCTGTGCCCTGAGGTGGGCATGTGGGGGCCAAGGCAGCAGGTCGGGAGGATTGAGGACAGTGGAGGGAGAGTGTCTTAG
- the Fgfrl1 gene encoding fibroblast growth factor receptor-like 1 isoform X2, with protein sequence MADKVVPRQVARLGRTVRLQCPVEGDPPPLTMWTKDGRTIHGGWSRFHVLSRGLKVKEVEAEDAGVYVCKATNGFGSLSVNYTLIIMDDVSPGKESPGPGGSSGGQEDPASQQWARPRFTQPSKMRRRVIARPVGSSVRLKCVASGHPRPDIMWMKDDQTLTRLEASEHRKKKWTLSLKNLKPEDSGKYTCRVSNRAGAINATYKVDVIQRTRSKPVLTGTHPVNTTVDFGGTTSFQCKVRSDVKPVIQWLKHVEYGSEGRHNSIEVGGQKFMVLPTGDVWSRPDGSYLNKLLISRARQDDAGMYICLGANTMGYSFRSAFLTVLPDPKPPGPPLASSSSTTSLPWPVVIGIPAGAVFILGTVLLWLCQTKKKPCAPASTLPVPGHRPPGTSRDRGGDKDLPSLAVGICEEHGSTMAPQHILASGSTAGPKLYPKLYTDVHTHTHTHTCTHTLSCGGQGSSAPACPLSVLNTAGLQALCPEVGMWGPRQQVGRIEDSGGRVS encoded by the exons ATGGCAGACAAAGTGGTCCCACGGCAGGTGGCCCGCCTGGGCCGCACTGTGCGGCTACAGTGCCCAGTGGAGGGGGACCCACCACCGTTGACCATGTGGACCAAAGATGGCCGCACAATCCACGGCGGCTGGAGCCGCTTCCATGTGCTGTCCCGGGGGCTGAAGGtgaaggaggtggaggcagaggatgcCGGCGTTTACGTGTGCAAGGCAACCAATGGCTTCGGCAGCCTCAGCGTCAACTACACTCTCATCATCATGG ATGATGTTAGTCCAGGGAAGGAGAGCCCTGGGCCAGGTGGTTCTTCTGGGGGCCAGGAGGACCCAGCCAGCCAGCAGTGGG CGCGGCCTCGTTTCACACAGCCCTCCAAGATGAGGCGCCGGGTGATTGCACGGCCTGTGGGTAGCTCTGTGCGGCTCAAGTGTGTGGCCAGTGGGCACCCACGGCCAGACATCATGTGGATGAAGGATGACCAGACCTTGACACGTCTAGAGGCCAGTGAACACAGAAAGAAGAAGTGGACACTGAGCCTGAAGAACCTGAAGCCTGAAGACAGTGGCAAGTACACGTGCCGTGTATCCAACCGGGCAGGTGCCATCAATGCCACCTACAAAGTGGATGTGATCC AGCGGACTCGTTCCAAGCCCGTGCTCACAGGGACACACCCTGTGAACACAACGGTGGACTTTGGCGGGACGACGTCCTTTCAGTGCAAGGTGCGCAGTGACGTGAAGCCTGTGATCCAGTGGCTAAAGCACGTGGAGTACGGCTCTGAGGGGCGCCACAACTCCATCGAAGTGGGTGGCCAGAAGTTTATGGTGCTGCCCACGGGCGACGTGTGGTCACGGCCTGATGGCTCCTACCTCAACAAGCTGCTCATCTCTCGGGCCCGCCAGGATGATGCTGGCATGTACATCTGCCTGGGCGCAAATACCATGGGCTACAGTTTCCGTAGCGCCTTCCTCACTGTATTACCAG ACCCCAAACCTCCAGGGCCTCCTCTGGCTTCTTCATCATCAACCACAAGCCTGCCATGGCCTGTGGTGATCGGCATCCCAGCCGGTGCTGTCTTCATCCTAGGCACTGTGCTGCTCTGGCTTTGCCAGACCAAGAAGAAGCCATGTGCCCCTGCATCTACACTTCCTGTGCCTGGGCATCGTCCCCCAGGGACATCCCGAGATCGTGGTGGTGACAAGGACCTGCCCTCATTGGCTGTGGGCATATGTGAGGAGCATGGATCCACCATGGCTCCCCAGCACATCCTGGCCTCTGGGTCAACTGCCGGCCCCAAGCTGTACCCCAAGCTgtacacagatgtgcacacacacacacacacacacacatgcacacacacactctcatgtgGAGGGCAGGGTTCGTCAGCACCAGCATGTCCACTGTCGGTGCTAAATACAGCCGGTCTCCAAGCCCTGTGCCCTGAGGTGGGCATGTGGGGGCCAAGGCAGCAGGTCGGGAGGATTGAGGACAGTGGAGGGAGAGTGTCTTAG